The following DNA comes from Agelaius phoeniceus isolate bAgePho1 chromosome 7, bAgePho1.hap1, whole genome shotgun sequence.
TCTGGGTTGCTTGTTTGGttgctgttttgtttgggtttttttcttgttttcaaacTAACTCAAGATGAGCCAGTTTAAACATAACATTTCTTCCAGAGTGGTGAGAATTTGAgtacagatattttttttttctttctgcatgtATTTTTGGTTTGCCTGGTCTTTTTTACAGTAAATGCATTTTCCTGTAAAGACTGCAGCACATGGGTTCCCAGGGAATAGTTCAGTTGTGTTTTGACTTTTTAGACATTTTatactttcttttcctcttaaCTTGAGGCATTTAGAATGCATTAGGGTCACCGGTTCTAGTGGGAATGCTGATGTTAAGGTTAGTTCAAGGgtaatttaatatatttaggTATTGAAATTCTGTAAAAGCAAAGATGCTTTATTTTGGGTGTAGGTCTAGATAATAAATATCTCATATTGAATTCAGGTTTGGATGGAGAAAAGGTAATATGCAGTTAGAGAAGTATGTCAAGTGACACTGGAGCATACAGAGGaataatgaaaatagaaaattaaactCCTAACTATCAAAacatatatctatatatgtgtgtatatatatgcatgtataCATTGTATTATGATTAGGCAAAGAGGAAAGAAGGGGGAACATCATCTTTTGGTATTGGAGAAGGTTTTTCTTCTGTGATGCTTCCTATGTTACTATCACAAGGAATTGTTGATCCAAAAGGCCATGTGAACAGCTGTAGAGTAGAAAAATCATGGAACTAACTTGTTCCACtctaataataaataaatgatgTCAGAGTgctcattattttaattaaattaatgtgAAGTCATTAATAATTATgatacttttttcccccccatcaTGTAGACAAGGAGGATTGTTAATTCAGGGCTCAGCAATACAAGAGCATCACAGCTCCAAGGCACCCCAAAAATTGGATGAATAAACAACTGTTCAAGTTTTTGTTTGGACACAGATTTGTAGCTTTCCTATGGCAGTTGTCTTGCTATGGTTTAGTTAATAGTATTTTGCCTTGTCTTGTGATCACACAGGTCTTACAGATACTCAAGAAAATGTGCATTTGGTAAAACTTGGCATGATTTATATAGCTCGGAGCAATGAGTAAGTTCTTACTTAATTAAATGAATTATGTAGACATTTTTTAATTGTCCAAATGCCAAACCAGATACACTGGGCTTTGCAACTCCTCCCTATTTTTAGAGCAATACTGACTTTGTTTCTtaccacatttttttttcaggctagTAATCTATAATGTACTTGAGCTATTTTGATATGGTTATCTTTAATTAAGCACATAACTTATTAATATTTTGCGAGTTGGATTAAATTCTTTTGATAGCATTTTAACATGCCGATTTGTAATTATATTATTTCACTACAGCAGACAGATTGGTAAGTCATAAGTTATTAGGGAAAGGAAATTGTTCTAATGAATAAACAGGGCCTTGCAGACAGTAAGCTGATAGTGTCAAGCATCACTCAGGAGGGCCAAAATAAGGACTTGAAGGCCTTTTATTACTGGACTGCAGGTATCTACCAGTGTTTAAATCATAATTCATAGAACTGTGTGGTTTTAAAGGTATGGCAATGCATCATATGATGTAATATTGGGAATACCCTTCCCCAGCACGTGCTTGGTATTgtactgttttggttttgttacaCCTAGTGCCCTGTGGAAGTGAACCAGTTAATGCCTGGTGTGATTTATGGTGCTTTAAGCTGGGAGGTCGTAACCATAAATATTGCAAAGGGCTTTGATTTCCAGATTATGCCAAACATTCCCACTTTGAAAAATGGATCTCGCTGAAATGTGCAACGTTGGGAAGGTAAACACAACATTTTAAATCTAATTTCCATTCTCTTCTGTGACAATTACAGATCACATGAAGAAGGAAGCCATCATAGCATGTCACATATTGAACTCGATGAAATGTATTACAATTTGAATCTCTGGagtgtttttttcctccagtggGGCTCTAATTTATACCTGCTCATTCAGGAATAAACAGTGCTATTTTCTGACTTGTCATCTCTCTCACCTCACCTCTCTTCAGCTTGTACACTGAGAAAATGATGTCGTTGAACTGAATGCTAAAACAGCAAACTGTGTTAAGATTAATTTCACAGTACAGCCCTGAAAATTTTTAGCACGATTCTATTCATCCTTCCATTGCTGTGACAGTAGATTTCCAGTGTGGCACACGTACACAAAGGGCAGGTACGTGTGCACAGGGGGAGAGACACAATGACTGAATGGGTGAATACAGAAATGAGGGAATACCGGTGGTGCTCCGAGTTCTCCTGAACTTCCTGATCTCATTACCACCACCCAGTGGAAAAGTCGGGATTTAATGCCAATTCCTGGTGTGAACTTGAGGACTTCTACCCACGGAAATAGCTCCTGCTTCAGCAAATGAGCCCAAGCTCATGGATGTAAAGTTTCTAATTGACTGTGGAATACTTTTGATCAAATTTTCAGACTCCAGATTTTTGAAGTCTGGAAAAAAATTGCGTGGCTGTTGGCAGGGAAAATAGTCTGTGTTTGTAATAAATGGTCACAAATCATCTGCTATCCTAGATcccataatttaaaattttcctatttatttGTGGATTTCCTTTTATCAGGTTTTCCCTTAATGCCTcgtttattttcattaaaagattttcatttcttaagtaccttggaaatatttttttttttacaaagcaAGTTTTAACtggataaaattaattttaaaaaatttaattggtaaaaatgaaaatttggtGCTCATTATGTAGTCAACTTCATCTCCAGAAAAGTACCAGATGCAGAACGGCTGCTTGAAATCTCTTTGGATATTGTTTATGGTGTTCACATGTTGGTTGCTTTAATGTAATGCTAGTTGTGTACCTTGCCTGTTGGATTTTATTGAGCTTTGGGTGGTGGCTTGGTGGGATCACACCCATTCTGTGGTCTTTTGGCTTCTGCTTTTTGATTTATGAGAGggtatatatttttttagtgAGTTTATTTTTGTGTTGTCACTGAATGATTGTTCCTTGCACTGTTGTGCTAGATTGTTGGAGAAGGGAGAGTGAAGAAGATTTTATGTAGTAGTCAGCTGGGAACAGTCACGGGATGGTTTGGATTGAGACCATTTAAAAAAGAtcatctgaaaaacaaaagcacCTGAAGATTCCCCTGCCACATGCAGGTACACCTTCCACTAGAGATGGAAGCATTGCCTCTGAGATAGAATCCAATATTTTTGCTatgatttttgaaaattttatttcatttattctgCTAGGGTTTGACTAGGATGTTTGGTTTGAGTGGATATTGGGAAACCATAATTCCATGATGGACTGTTTCAGGGATTCATTTTCCAGTTGCTGGCTCCATTTGCTTTTCACATAGAGACACTCTGTTTGACAGAGGATTTGCTTCCAAGGTAATGTTTCACATAGCACAGTGAATTGCATtttcagtgtttgaaatgcTCAGGAGTGGCTTGTGCAGCCATCAGGTGTTTTGGCTTGGGCCATCAGGTGTTTTCTGGCCTTTGTAAAAATATCCTGCTGTTTAATACTATTATAGTACATCAGTTCCTTGTTGGTGTCACCTCATGTTCAGCGTCCCActtgcaattttattttatatttttatttgactGCTTTGGTTTATTTGTTAGGAATGGATTAggggagaaaacaaaaagatgCAGTGTGCATGTGCTGTTAGGGAAATTGTGCAGCATAAACATTAAGAAGGGAGCACAGAGAATGCTGTTATTATATCCAGTAACAGCACAGGTTTTCCCAGCAGTATCCTAAAGCAGACAGTGGTAATATTGGTGATGGGCAAGAGCAGGGGCAGAGAAGTGCTTGCATTTCTGAACACAGGCATGTGGTGCTGGATACAGATGTGGATATGTGGAAAGAGGGAGGGGATAATGCTTGCTGGACAAGCCTTTTCCCTGAGCTGTTCTGCATAAGCAGGGGTATGAAACTGTGCGCTTGGTAGGGCTGAAGGAGCTAAGAAATGCAAGCAGAGCATGTTTTAATGAATCTTTGCTGCTACTTTTGGGATTGAAATGCTAGTTCAAGCCTTCCCAGTGCTCTCCCTGTGACACaaccctgggggctgcagggcttcAAGGCCCTGCTGCCTTTCCTTATCTTTGTGATACCAGAGCTGCACTCAGCtccagtgctggagcagggagcccactctgctgctcctcacacagcatgagggatgtgctgggaacTAGGCTACCAGAGCATCCCAgtttcctcttttccctgctGCACCCACCCCCACAGCTGATGAATGAATGCAGTTGTAATACAGTGTTTAATGCACATTACCCTTTAATGGCTTTTCACAGTACTCAGGGTAGTCCCAGCTTTCCTTCTGCTTCATGCAAGGATGATGGGCCCCTGAAAAAAGGAAACCTATACAAGGCTcagtaaaaaaggaaaaaaggaccAGTAAAAGGAGACTGAAAGTCCAGGAGATGGTAAAAGGGTGTGTCTCAGGCAGCAGATTACTTACAGGGAGGTGTTCTTAGGATAAAGTGAATTTTGTTGAATTCGGTAAGAATTGCCATGGGAATTTAATTGAGTTTCTTGTGACTTGAGCACAGATATTCCTTTCTATCCTTGATGGGTTTGTTTCAAGAGAGAATTTGCTTCAATCATTTGATTTTTCAGGATATGTTGGTAACACATATGCTGTGCCATGCTTTAAAAACTGCTAACCAAAAGAGTTTATActcttgaatattttttctggGTTATGCCAggattatttattaaataatgaatattattaaatattagaaTGCAGAATATTGAGTATTCTCACAGGCAGAAAAACAGCAGAATGCACAAGAATTAGTTTCATTTGTTCTCTAGCTTCTCATTCACAAGTTTTCCAGAAAGTCTCTCAAATCCATAGCCTGCTTCTTGAGTTGGTATTTGCTGTTTTATACAGGAATAATTCCTTGGAGATTTTTaccaaatggaaaaataaaacagtgagTAAATAAGCAGCACTGGTTATTATTATACAGCAGAGATTTGTATAAATAGCAATGTAAACAGCTGAAACCCCAGATACTTACCCAGGAGAACAAGACACAGATGGAAATAGGGAAGATTGGTGGTAGGTAGGAGCCATAGGGTTAGGGATTGATGTGAAATAaacaatttataaaaaataaaacatttgggATGGAAGAAGCATCTTGAGCTGTGTGATCATAATAAGCAGAATGAGGCATGAAAACTTAGGTGAAGGGTTGAGATAGATCAGAGAtcatctaaaaaaaaataaaaaataaaaagacaaccAGAATAAGCAGGACTAGAAATGACGTATTTTGCTTGTCAGGTGTTATTTGTTGTCCTTTGTTTATTCAGTGCTTTGGAGGAATCAGGTGGTTTTTAATTGTTTGTTGTTTCaattgtttgtttttccctccCTTAATAGAGGAGGACAGTGAATTTCATGAGCAGAAGCTATAGCAGCTTTCAGTGCTGTTGCTCACTTCTGTTTGGTACAGAGCAGGGGGAACATTTGAAACCTGAGCTGTGGGAGTAGATTATTTCTCTGTTGCTGCAAGAAGATGTTCCCAAGTCCTTGGACTCTTAACAAGAGCGTGCAAGCAGTGCCTGCATGTCTCTGAAAGGCCAGAGAGCAGCTGTACAGCCCTGAAACTTTTCAAAAACCCTGGGAGGGCCCAGGTATGGCTGTAGCAGCTGTGAGTAAATGTGTCAGCAACGTGTCTGTGCAaggatttcagagaaaaaggtTCCAGTTCTTTGAGAAGGTGGATGTGTGGACTTTGATTCCCAGGCAGAAGGGTCCTCACGCATCAGCAACGTTCTGTTTAGAAGGTGGGAAAAAATTGTTCTAGTCTAATCTGGAATATATTTATTCCCAGGAAAGAGTTGCctgattttatttcttgcatgattttgtcttttcttctgACATTTTTGAGAGGGAACTGCACCCATGATTCTGTCTTGAAGGGGAACCAGGCCTTCAGTGTGCTGTGTTTTTAAATTTATCAGGTATTTATAATATTGACTTGATTTTTCACATGGCAACGAACTTGCTGGTTATTTCTAGATGTACACGTACATCCTGATAACCAAAAAAATCTGGTTTACATTATCACACTCTTTTTTTGGCTGTAACAAGAAGCAGCAAATTCTGATCTCTCACCTGTGGCTCAGCTGTCAAAACTTTCCACTTTTGCCATTTCCGTAATTTCTTCCCAAGTCCTGGAAATGCTAAAGAATGAGTGACAGCTGTCAAAATTTACTATTCACTGTGTATGATCCAAAGCAATGATAGAAGATGTTTATCAGAAGGGGGCACATCTCAAAAAAAATGGGACTTCCTTCATGAAGGATGCAAACACCTGAGGCAATAATTTCTGCCAGTcaagtgtttgtgtgtgtgtccccgTCCTCAATCTTCTGGCAGCAGCTCATCTCCTTTGGAGGACAAGATGATAGGACACTGCTGTTATGTTGCCAGCAGTAAATGCTGACTAAGGGACGTGTTCAGATGTTGCATCATGCTTCTGGGCTTCTTTTCTAAGGTGCTCCTTCTTTTGGCACTGGAAATTCATCCCATCAATCTTCATTTTTACAAAGCAGAATAAAGGTCAAGCAGGTTGGACGATGAGCCAGCTAAGAGTGTTTCCCACCTCACATGAGAAAAGCTGCAAATCACAGATACCTTATGGGGGAGAAAAtccccaacaaaacaacaaaccacaTTTCAAGCATCTTTCTCGTGCACATCTTAGACTGTGACAAATTCTGGTCCTGGAATCCAGCTCTGGTTTGTGTGCTGCAAAAAGAAAGGAACACTTACGCTGGTGAAGGAGCAGGGGCATGCCACAGCTGCCTCGTGCTGATGTACCTAATGGTTTTTAGCCCACTTTGCTGGGGGCTTTGTAGAACCGAGCCGAGTACATCACACGGGCGTTGAGGCTGAGGATCGCAGAGTCTGCGCCAGAGCCTGCAAGAAACCATGGTCGGTGCCCCTTTCCTTGCAGACGCCCAAGCCCTGCGAGGCCGGGTGGGCAGAGCCGCCTCCGCCGGCGGCCCCGGGCCGGGAGAACCGTGAGTGACCgcgggggagcggcgggggAGCCCCGGGAAATGGGGGATGCAGGCGCCCCGGGAAGGGGGGGATGCAGCTcccaaggaggaggagggatgcAGGTACCCCGGGAAGGGGGGGATGCGGGCCCCCCAGGATGAGGGATGCAGGCACCCCGGGAAGGGGGGATGCGGCCCCAAGCGCTTCCCGTGACCCAGAAGTTTTGCCAGCCCGCTCCCGATCCTGCGGGATGCGGCGGGGATGGGCTGCGGCGGCCGCAGCCCGGCGAAGGGCGGGATGGAGCTTACCCCGAGCGAGGGTGAGGAATGACCGATTTCCCCCAGTTACGTTGTCACGGGCCAGAGGAGCCGAGAGCGGCGGCCGATGGAGCGGGGGGGCTGCTCCGGCCCGGGCAGGTGGTGGAGGTGCCTGTGAGTGTGGGGTGTTAGAGAAATATgtaacaaaaaaaggaaagggcGCGGTGGAGGGCGCGGAGGCTGCTCGGAAGAGGGGGGAGGGCGGGAGCGTTGGGCTGGGGGCGTCGCACCCCGGGCATCTCTCCATGCCCACCCCCCAAACCCCGGAGGAATCACACTGCTCGTCGTCCCCACCCCCGGAAAaaggagggcacagcccaccTGCGGGGCTGGCTGCGCTCGGGGTGCCGGCTCTGCCCTCTCCCCCCGCCCGTCCCCCTTTACCTGCCGGCGGCCCGTCCgcggcgggggcagcggggcgtGGGGCGGTGGGTGGCGGTGGAGGCGGCGTGTGACAGATGTCCTCCTCTGACAGCGCTCGGTACCAGCCCAGTGGCTCCCTGCCATTGGCTCAGTGCAGCCGACCGGCAAGGCTGCTCGCTATAATAGCACTATGCCTgccagcggcggcggcagctcGCTCGGCtccgccgcggccgccgcgccgcgcatcctcctcaccctcctcaccctcctcccgcggccgcgccgcgcctgaggggccgcagccccggcccccgccggccccggccccggccctccccgcccagccccgccgagcccggcccgaggaggcggccccggccccaTGGAGTGCTACTACATTGTCATCAGCTCCGCGCACCTCAGCAACGGGCACTTTCGCAACATCAAGGGAGTTTTCCGCGGCCCCCTCAGCAAGAACGGCAACAAAACTCTGGTAATGGCTTCTTCCCTTGccttcccccttcctcctccggCTCGCCCCTCCTTGGCCGCCGCGGGGACGCGGTGCCCTCGGGGCAGGCGCTGCCGTGTCCCCGCAGAGCTGCGGGCGGCCCGGGGACCCTCCTGGGCGGGGAGCCgcagggccggggctccgcAGCCCGGGGAGCCCGGGGAGCGGCGGTGCCGCGGGGCtgagcgcggctcccggcgcgGGGGCTCCCCGGTGGCCGCCGGTGCTGTCCCCCCGCGCGGGCACAGCCGCGGGTCCCAGCCGGGGAAAGGCGGGGAGGGAGCCGAAACTTGTCTGCTGGCTTGTCCGAGCCCTTTGGGTAGAGAGGCGCGGTTGAGCAGAGCCTGAGAAACGATCCGCGTTTTGGTTTGTTGGCTGCCAAGTTCTCTTTGAGAGCTGAACTCGGGGTTTGGCAGGACTCGGTGGGTTTTAGGCAATTTGGTGTAGTAGATGCTCCGGAATGACTGCACAGGCTATTCGGGCTGTTTGTGAATTGATCCTCCATACTCGGGTGTCTTTGCATCTGTTGGGTTTCCTGTGGTTTTGCTGACTTGCTCGAACTCGCCTCGTGCTGATCCTGAACTTTAATGGAAGAGTGACGGTGCAGTAGCCTTGGCAATGCAtttgctctcctgcctgctcagATAAAAGGGATGTGGGATAACGGCAGGCTGGGTGAGCTGCATGGCAGAACATCTCAATCACGGCACAACACGGTGTGGACAGATGTCTGgagaggaggatggagctgaaCGAGGGGCTTAGCCACGTTGTTTATCTCTCTCTCCCATCACTGCCTCATCCTGAAATCCTCTTTGGAGGAGATGGAGCAGAACTTACTCACCACATTCTTGTTCCCTCGAATGCACGACCTATATTGATGGGGAATTTACTGAAGTACTTAACATTTGCTAGAGTTGGCAAGCTTGCAATTTCTTCCTAAATAAAGAGATTAAAGCAAGTCTGAGCCAAGTCATAAAAATAGTAACTACTACGAGAGAATCTGAGGCAGATTTTTGGACTGTTTCAAATGTGAAGTTCCTGCTTTCACGTTGTAAATCTTTACAATTTTATTTGCTGTGGATTCTGCATATTTTTCTGTCAGGGGTTGCGTTCTTGGAATTTTAAACAAGTATTTGTAGTATCCATGAGATGGCAATATGTGTGTAATATTTCACTGTTACAGTTTCAAACCCAAGACCTACTGCAGAAATATTTGGTACATTTCAAATAATGGCATGATACATCACCTTCTTCCTACTAAACAATTTCAGTAAAGATGCATTTGGCAGGACTGGGAACACTCTGATGTAACTTTTGGACTGTGTATTATCTTGCAGTTCATAATGGATTCTGCTtcaacagcattttaaaaaaaaaatatttttattcccttggcaaaaaaaaaaaaaaaacccaccaaaaaatgGCAGCTCTGTATTCTCAATATTCCTGATTAATTTATTTACTGATAAAATTATTTGTGACCAAAATATTTTGGGAAAGACTGGTGCTAACTTCAaagtcaaataaaaaaaataattatgtggGCTTTGAAGGGCTCATactctggaaaaaaatgtaCTCTGGGAAGAAATTTTAACTCAGCCCTGCTCTTCATGGAGACAGATgtgaggggagacaaggcagtgttGGCTGTGGGACTGCCATGAGAACCCTTAGGGTGTGCACTGAGCACTGGCAAAGTTTTTGCTGGGTTGGAAAGGAAGAGTTCTTGATGTTGGCTCTGTGGACAGCAAAATGAAATCCTTCTGTATGAAATAAATGGTACAGATGCAGGCATGAAGGCTTGTGTTTCTGTTTGggctattttttaatttatagtAGGTCAAGATACCATGAAGTTGTGGTACTAGCTCAGAATGGACAGTTCTATGGTGCTGAAGTACCTTTACACCCATTTCAATGGGAAAATCAGATGTTTCAGTGTTTCAGAGGGTTTTTTAGTCACTTTCACTGTAAACAAGCTTTTCAGACTTGGAAggatgaaaatatttgttaGTGTAAACTAGAATAAGTCTTTAGAAATTCCAGTAAGAAGACATCCTTTTAGTATGGTCTTGCTGTCTTCCACCATAGAATAAGGCTAGGAAAAACAGCAATCTGTGAAgctaaaaatcagaaattttgaAGCTGCTCTGACTCAGACATATCTTCCTATTTGTTCTAAAGCATTCATTGTCTTGTCATCTGAGCTCCAAGCTTTCCAAAATCACTGCTTCCTCATGAACCAAGGAGAAGCTGAAAACAGCCTCCCTTTGTACAGGATAGGATTGCTTCTGTGCAAAACTTACCTTTGCTAAGTTTTGGTTCTCCTTCAGAGTTCTGCCACCACACTCTGTCTAGAAATAAAGGTGAGTGTATGTTTCAGTAGAATTTCACATCAAGAGGTAAAGTGCTGGGTCTAGTCAGATGATGATGTGGTTTTGAGATGGTTTTTTGTGGTGTATCTTCAAACCTGAGCTGCTCAGGTTTCAGAGAAGAAAGCTCCTTGGGTCTTTTCATTACTGTCCCATTCTGGACTGACCTGATATTGCCCTAaaactcatttttttctttttatttttggccCTGCTCTCCAGGAGAGGTCactgagagatttttttttttcccttgattgTTTGTCTCTGTGGGTGAACCTTACGTGTTTGTCCTCTGCCTGCGTCCTGTCTCACACAGAATTAGTAGTTTAAAACTCTGTGAGCATTTGGTTCAAAACTCCCAGAATACAGCAGGAAGAAAGAGCTGGTAGGGAACATGAAGCACAAAGCTTTGGCCTTCTCTAAAGGCTGCTCAGTGGAGAGCATCAGAGAGTTACTTTCTGGTAGAAAAGATGGAGTGACAGTGTTTCTACTGCTTTGGTCTTTCTCTATCTGT
Coding sequences within:
- the LOC129122504 gene encoding uncharacterized protein LOC129122504 produces the protein MAGSHWAGTERCQRRTSVTRRLHRHPPPHAPLPPPRTGRRQAPPPPARAGAAPPLHRPPLSAPLARDNVTGGNRSFLTLARGKLHPALRRAAAAAAHPRRIPQDRERAGKTSGSREALGAASPLPGVPASLILGGPHPPLPGVPASLLLLGSCIPPFPGRLHPPFPGAPPPLPRGHSRFSRPGAAGGGGSAHPASQGLGVCKERGTDHGFLQALAQTLRSSASTPV